The proteins below are encoded in one region of Lactuca sativa cultivar Salinas chromosome 3, Lsat_Salinas_v11, whole genome shotgun sequence:
- the LOC111898513 gene encoding beta-amylase 8 isoform X2: MNSDNHDGSPHNHHSQPHQQRRPRGFAAAAMGISTITTTINTSPRGGRNEREKEKERTKLRERHRRAITSRMLAGLRQYGNFPLPARADMNDVLAALAREAGWTVEADGTTFRQSTPSSKLGVYPGRSVESPVSSSSLKSYSVKTSLDFPSSVLRIDESPSPASLDSVVVPGIGTTECEKYSTSPINSHDCLETDQLIQEGQIVDQGLNFLGTAYVPVYVMLGLIDREAVRKELRLLKSLHVDGVFVECWWGIIEAQGPQKYCWSGYRELFNIIHEFELKLQVGLAFHEYGGNDSISIPLPQWVVEIGKENKDIFFTDREGRRNTECLSWGIDKERVLKGRTAAEVYFDVMRSFRTEFDDMFVEGLITGVEIGLGANGELKYPSFSEKMGWRYPGIGEFQCYDKYMQQNLVKSSSLRGQTFWGRGPENCGDYNSSPQETGFFCEHGDYGSHYGRFFLQWYSQFLIDHANTILSLATLAFEEIQILVKIPAVYWWYRSKSHAAELTAGYYNPDNHDGYSRLFKVLKKHSVAVKFVCPGSNLNLSSKENHDPEGLTWQVLNSAWEEGLCVAGENVFPCFDREVLMRLLETAKPSNDPDRHHFVFFNYKPPFPILPLLDTTLCFSELDQFVRCMHGENVGTEM; this comes from the exons ATGAATAGTGACAATCACGACGGCAGCCCCCACAATCACCATTCGCAACCTCATCAGCAGCGCCGCCCACGAGGCTTCGCTGCGGCAGCGATGGGCATCTCCACCATTACCACAACGATCAACACCAGTCCTAGGGGCGGTAGaaatgagagagagaaagagaaagaacgAACCAAGCTTCGAGAACGCCACCGCCGTGCCATCACTAGTCGTATGCTAGCCGGTCTCCGACAATACGGCAACTTCCCTCTACCGGCACGCGCAGACATGAACGACGTACTCGCCGCCCTTGCCCGCGAAGCTGGGTGGACCGTCGAGGCCGATGGCACTACATTTCGCCAATCTACACCGTCTTCTAAATTG GGTGTGTATCCAGGAAGGTCAGTAGAAAGTCCAGTATCCAGTAGTTCTTTGAAAAGTTATTCAGTGAAAACATCACTCGATTTTCCATCATCAGTTCTCAGAATCGATGAGAGCCCATCACCTGCTTCTCTTGATTCTGTTGTGGTCCCAGGAATAGGTACCACAGAATGTGAAAAATACAGTACCAGCCCTATCAATTCACACGATTGTTTGGAGACTGATCAG CTTATTCAAGAAGGCCAGATAGTGGACCAAGGGTTAAACTTTTTAGGCACTGCATATGTTCCTGTTTATGTGATGCTTGGA TTGATTGATCGGGAAGCTGTTAGAAAGGAGCTCAGGCTTCTAAAATCATTGCATGTGGATGGTGTATTTGTGGAATGTTGGTGGGGTATCATTGAAGCCCAGGGCCCACAGAAATACTGTTGGTCTGGATACCGTGAACTATTCAACATCATCCATGAATTTGAGCTCAAGTTACAG GTAGGGTTAGCATTTCATGAGTATGGAGGGAATGATTCTATTTCTATACCCCTCCCTCAATGGGTTGTTGAAATTGGGAAAGAAAACAAAGACATTTTCTTTACAGATCGTGAAGGAAGAAGAAACACTGAATGTCTATCATGGGGTATTGATAAAGAAAGAGTCTTGAAAGGAAGAACTGCTGCTGAGGTGTATTTTGATGTGATGAGAAGCTTCAGAACAGAGTTTGATGACATGTTTGTTGAAGGTCTTATTACTGGTGTTGAAATAGGACTTGGTGCCAATGGAGAGCTTAAATAtccttctttttcagaaaaaatgGGATGGAGGTATCCTGGTATTGGTGAGTTCCag TGTTACGATAAATACATGCAACAAAATCTAGTCAAATCTTCAAGTCTTCGTGGTCAAACTTTTTGGGGTAGAGGACCTGAAAATTGTGGTGACTACAATTCGAGTCCACAAGAAACTGGTTTCTTTTGTGAACATGGTGATTATGGAAGCCATTATGGGAGATTCTTCCTTCAATGGTATTCCCAATTCTTAATAGATCATGCCAATACTATCCTCTCTCTTGCAACCCTAGCATTTGAAGAAATACAGATACTTGTTAAG ATTCCAGCTGTTTATTGGTGGTATAGATCTAAAAGCCATGCAGCTGAGTTGACAGCTGGATATTATAACCCTGATAACCATGATGGATACTCGAGGCTTTTTAAGGTTCTTAAGAAACACTCGGTTGCAGTGAAGTTTGTGTGTCCAGGATCGAATCTTAATCTTTCTAGTAAGGAAAATCATGATCCAGAAGGGTTGACTTGGCAG GTATTGAATTCAGCTTGGGAGGAAGGTTTATGTGTAGCTGGTGAAAATGTGTTTCCATGTTTTGATAGGGAAGTGTTGATGAGATTACTTGAGACTGCAAAACCGAGTAATGATCCGGATCGTCATCATTTTGTGTTTTTTAATTATAAACCACCGTTTCCCATTTTGCCCTTGCTTGATACAACATTATGCTTCTCAGAACTTGACCAGTTCGTTAGATGCATGCATG GAGAAAATGTGGGAACAGAAATGTGA
- the LOC111898513 gene encoding beta-amylase 8 isoform X3 — protein sequence MNSDNHDGSPHNHHSQPHQQRRPRGFAAAAMGISTITTTINTSPRGGRNEREKEKERTKLRERHRRAITSRMLAGLRQYGNFPLPARADMNDVLAALAREAGWTVEADGTTFRQSTPSSKLGVYPGRSVESPVSSSSLKSYSVKTSLDFPSSVLRIDESPSPASLDSVVVPGIGTTECEKYSTSPINSHDCLETDQLIQEGQIVDQGLNFLGTAYVPVYVMLGTGLINKFCQLIDREAVRKELRLLKSLHVDGVFVECWWGIIEAQGPQKYCWSGYRELFNIIHEFELKLQVGLAFHEYGGNDSISIPLPQWVVEIGKENKDIFFTDREGRRNTECLSWGIDKERVLKGRTAAEVYFDVMRSFRTEFDDMFVEGLITGVEIGLGANGELKYPSFSEKMGWRYPGIGEFQCYDKYMQQNLVKSSSLRGQTFWGRGPENCGDYNSSPQETGFFCEHGDYGSHYGRFFLQWYSQFLIDHANTILSLATLAFEEIQILVKIPAVYWWYRSKSHAAELTAGYYNPDNHDGYSRLFKVLKKHSVAVKFVCPGSNLNLSSKENHDPEGLTWQVLNSAWEEGLCVAGENVFPCFDREVLMRLLETAKPRENVGTEM from the exons ATGAATAGTGACAATCACGACGGCAGCCCCCACAATCACCATTCGCAACCTCATCAGCAGCGCCGCCCACGAGGCTTCGCTGCGGCAGCGATGGGCATCTCCACCATTACCACAACGATCAACACCAGTCCTAGGGGCGGTAGaaatgagagagagaaagagaaagaacgAACCAAGCTTCGAGAACGCCACCGCCGTGCCATCACTAGTCGTATGCTAGCCGGTCTCCGACAATACGGCAACTTCCCTCTACCGGCACGCGCAGACATGAACGACGTACTCGCCGCCCTTGCCCGCGAAGCTGGGTGGACCGTCGAGGCCGATGGCACTACATTTCGCCAATCTACACCGTCTTCTAAATTG GGTGTGTATCCAGGAAGGTCAGTAGAAAGTCCAGTATCCAGTAGTTCTTTGAAAAGTTATTCAGTGAAAACATCACTCGATTTTCCATCATCAGTTCTCAGAATCGATGAGAGCCCATCACCTGCTTCTCTTGATTCTGTTGTGGTCCCAGGAATAGGTACCACAGAATGTGAAAAATACAGTACCAGCCCTATCAATTCACACGATTGTTTGGAGACTGATCAG CTTATTCAAGAAGGCCAGATAGTGGACCAAGGGTTAAACTTTTTAGGCACTGCATATGTTCCTGTTTATGTGATGCTTGGA ACTGGGTTGATTAACAAATTCTGCCAGTTGATTGATCGGGAAGCTGTTAGAAAGGAGCTCAGGCTTCTAAAATCATTGCATGTGGATGGTGTATTTGTGGAATGTTGGTGGGGTATCATTGAAGCCCAGGGCCCACAGAAATACTGTTGGTCTGGATACCGTGAACTATTCAACATCATCCATGAATTTGAGCTCAAGTTACAG GTAGGGTTAGCATTTCATGAGTATGGAGGGAATGATTCTATTTCTATACCCCTCCCTCAATGGGTTGTTGAAATTGGGAAAGAAAACAAAGACATTTTCTTTACAGATCGTGAAGGAAGAAGAAACACTGAATGTCTATCATGGGGTATTGATAAAGAAAGAGTCTTGAAAGGAAGAACTGCTGCTGAGGTGTATTTTGATGTGATGAGAAGCTTCAGAACAGAGTTTGATGACATGTTTGTTGAAGGTCTTATTACTGGTGTTGAAATAGGACTTGGTGCCAATGGAGAGCTTAAATAtccttctttttcagaaaaaatgGGATGGAGGTATCCTGGTATTGGTGAGTTCCag TGTTACGATAAATACATGCAACAAAATCTAGTCAAATCTTCAAGTCTTCGTGGTCAAACTTTTTGGGGTAGAGGACCTGAAAATTGTGGTGACTACAATTCGAGTCCACAAGAAACTGGTTTCTTTTGTGAACATGGTGATTATGGAAGCCATTATGGGAGATTCTTCCTTCAATGGTATTCCCAATTCTTAATAGATCATGCCAATACTATCCTCTCTCTTGCAACCCTAGCATTTGAAGAAATACAGATACTTGTTAAG ATTCCAGCTGTTTATTGGTGGTATAGATCTAAAAGCCATGCAGCTGAGTTGACAGCTGGATATTATAACCCTGATAACCATGATGGATACTCGAGGCTTTTTAAGGTTCTTAAGAAACACTCGGTTGCAGTGAAGTTTGTGTGTCCAGGATCGAATCTTAATCTTTCTAGTAAGGAAAATCATGATCCAGAAGGGTTGACTTGGCAG GTATTGAATTCAGCTTGGGAGGAAGGTTTATGTGTAGCTGGTGAAAATGTGTTTCCATGTTTTGATAGGGAAGTGTTGATGAGATTACTTGAGACTGCAAAACCGA GAGAAAATGTGGGAACAGAAATGTGA
- the LOC111898513 gene encoding beta-amylase 8 isoform X1: MNSDNHDGSPHNHHSQPHQQRRPRGFAAAAMGISTITTTINTSPRGGRNEREKEKERTKLRERHRRAITSRMLAGLRQYGNFPLPARADMNDVLAALAREAGWTVEADGTTFRQSTPSSKLGVYPGRSVESPVSSSSLKSYSVKTSLDFPSSVLRIDESPSPASLDSVVVPGIGTTECEKYSTSPINSHDCLETDQLIQEGQIVDQGLNFLGTAYVPVYVMLGTGLINKFCQLIDREAVRKELRLLKSLHVDGVFVECWWGIIEAQGPQKYCWSGYRELFNIIHEFELKLQVGLAFHEYGGNDSISIPLPQWVVEIGKENKDIFFTDREGRRNTECLSWGIDKERVLKGRTAAEVYFDVMRSFRTEFDDMFVEGLITGVEIGLGANGELKYPSFSEKMGWRYPGIGEFQCYDKYMQQNLVKSSSLRGQTFWGRGPENCGDYNSSPQETGFFCEHGDYGSHYGRFFLQWYSQFLIDHANTILSLATLAFEEIQILVKIPAVYWWYRSKSHAAELTAGYYNPDNHDGYSRLFKVLKKHSVAVKFVCPGSNLNLSSKENHDPEGLTWQVLNSAWEEGLCVAGENVFPCFDREVLMRLLETAKPSNDPDRHHFVFFNYKPPFPILPLLDTTLCFSELDQFVRCMHGENVGTEM; encoded by the exons ATGAATAGTGACAATCACGACGGCAGCCCCCACAATCACCATTCGCAACCTCATCAGCAGCGCCGCCCACGAGGCTTCGCTGCGGCAGCGATGGGCATCTCCACCATTACCACAACGATCAACACCAGTCCTAGGGGCGGTAGaaatgagagagagaaagagaaagaacgAACCAAGCTTCGAGAACGCCACCGCCGTGCCATCACTAGTCGTATGCTAGCCGGTCTCCGACAATACGGCAACTTCCCTCTACCGGCACGCGCAGACATGAACGACGTACTCGCCGCCCTTGCCCGCGAAGCTGGGTGGACCGTCGAGGCCGATGGCACTACATTTCGCCAATCTACACCGTCTTCTAAATTG GGTGTGTATCCAGGAAGGTCAGTAGAAAGTCCAGTATCCAGTAGTTCTTTGAAAAGTTATTCAGTGAAAACATCACTCGATTTTCCATCATCAGTTCTCAGAATCGATGAGAGCCCATCACCTGCTTCTCTTGATTCTGTTGTGGTCCCAGGAATAGGTACCACAGAATGTGAAAAATACAGTACCAGCCCTATCAATTCACACGATTGTTTGGAGACTGATCAG CTTATTCAAGAAGGCCAGATAGTGGACCAAGGGTTAAACTTTTTAGGCACTGCATATGTTCCTGTTTATGTGATGCTTGGA ACTGGGTTGATTAACAAATTCTGCCAGTTGATTGATCGGGAAGCTGTTAGAAAGGAGCTCAGGCTTCTAAAATCATTGCATGTGGATGGTGTATTTGTGGAATGTTGGTGGGGTATCATTGAAGCCCAGGGCCCACAGAAATACTGTTGGTCTGGATACCGTGAACTATTCAACATCATCCATGAATTTGAGCTCAAGTTACAG GTAGGGTTAGCATTTCATGAGTATGGAGGGAATGATTCTATTTCTATACCCCTCCCTCAATGGGTTGTTGAAATTGGGAAAGAAAACAAAGACATTTTCTTTACAGATCGTGAAGGAAGAAGAAACACTGAATGTCTATCATGGGGTATTGATAAAGAAAGAGTCTTGAAAGGAAGAACTGCTGCTGAGGTGTATTTTGATGTGATGAGAAGCTTCAGAACAGAGTTTGATGACATGTTTGTTGAAGGTCTTATTACTGGTGTTGAAATAGGACTTGGTGCCAATGGAGAGCTTAAATAtccttctttttcagaaaaaatgGGATGGAGGTATCCTGGTATTGGTGAGTTCCag TGTTACGATAAATACATGCAACAAAATCTAGTCAAATCTTCAAGTCTTCGTGGTCAAACTTTTTGGGGTAGAGGACCTGAAAATTGTGGTGACTACAATTCGAGTCCACAAGAAACTGGTTTCTTTTGTGAACATGGTGATTATGGAAGCCATTATGGGAGATTCTTCCTTCAATGGTATTCCCAATTCTTAATAGATCATGCCAATACTATCCTCTCTCTTGCAACCCTAGCATTTGAAGAAATACAGATACTTGTTAAG ATTCCAGCTGTTTATTGGTGGTATAGATCTAAAAGCCATGCAGCTGAGTTGACAGCTGGATATTATAACCCTGATAACCATGATGGATACTCGAGGCTTTTTAAGGTTCTTAAGAAACACTCGGTTGCAGTGAAGTTTGTGTGTCCAGGATCGAATCTTAATCTTTCTAGTAAGGAAAATCATGATCCAGAAGGGTTGACTTGGCAG GTATTGAATTCAGCTTGGGAGGAAGGTTTATGTGTAGCTGGTGAAAATGTGTTTCCATGTTTTGATAGGGAAGTGTTGATGAGATTACTTGAGACTGCAAAACCGAGTAATGATCCGGATCGTCATCATTTTGTGTTTTTTAATTATAAACCACCGTTTCCCATTTTGCCCTTGCTTGATACAACATTATGCTTCTCAGAACTTGACCAGTTCGTTAGATGCATGCATG GAGAAAATGTGGGAACAGAAATGTGA
- the LOC111898514 gene encoding PRA1 family protein E — protein MSKNSNAGYGTLPTSTAPTTANACTDLPLPLPLPITPNTLIARARFHTENFIARRRPWREFFNHSAVTRPLSYDDATRRVKRNLNYFRVNYAMVILLILFLSLIYQPISMITFLIVFVGWFFLYFFRDPRNPVVIFNHVFDDRVVLMTLSLLTIFALACTDVGTILLVALSVGAAVVVIHAGIRGTDDLFLDEQEAGDGGLVSVVGNK, from the coding sequence ATGTCGAAGAACTCAAACGCCGGTTATGGCACACTCCCCACCAGCACCGCCCCCACCACCGCCAATGCCTGCACCGATCTACCGCTGCCGCTACCGCTACCGATAACTCCTAACACACTGATTGCACGTGCCAGGTTCCACACCGAAAACTTCATCGCCAGGCGTCGCCCATGGCGAGAATTTTTCAACCATTCCGCCGTTACTCGGCCACTAAGCTACGACGACGCCACCCGTCGAGTCAAACGAAACCTCAACTACTTCCGGGTGAATTACGCCATGGTTATCCTCCTCATACTCTTCCTCAGTCTGATTTATCAACCAATCTCGATGATAACCTTTTTGATCGTATTTGTTGGTTGGTTTTTCCTTTATTTCTTCCGTGATCCCCGCAATCCTGTTGTGATTTTCAACCATGTTTTTGATGATCGTGTTGTGTTAATGACTCTGAGTTTGTTAACGATCTTCGCATTGGCTTGCACTGACGTCGGAACGATCCTATTGGTGGCGTTATCTGTTGGGGCTGCTGTTGTCGTGATACACGCCGGAATCAGGGGCACCGACGACTTGTTTTTGGATGAACAAGAGGCCGGCGATGGAGGTTTGGTTTCTGTCGTTGGTAACAAGTAG
- the LOC111898525 gene encoding uncharacterized protein LOC111898525, with the protein MTFTVNGHAYKYGYYLGDGIYPDYSTLMKAYSVPRNEKATLFTKKQESARKDIERAFGVLKQTWHVVKYATRLWDKERIKRMVLACIIMHNMIIENEGRAICTYDPNDVVVPIEEFVPGTNAFLERVVEIHNSETCFNLREDVAEHLYQHSMNDD; encoded by the coding sequence ATGACGTTCACGGTAAACGGGCACGCGTACAAATATGGTTACTACCTTGGTGATGGGATATACCCGGATTATTCTACATTGATGAAGGCATACTCAGTTCCTCGAAATGAAAAAgcaacattgtttacaaaaaaacaGGAATCAGCGAGAAAGGATATCGAGAGGGCATTTGGAGTCCTTAAGCAAACATGGCATGTAGTGAAATATGCTACACGACTTTGGGATAAAGAAAGAATTAAGCGAATGGTCCTAGCATGTATTAtaatgcataatatgattattgaaAATGAAGGTCGAGCGATTTGCACGTATGATCCGAACGAcgttgtcgttccaattgaggagTTCGTACCCGGAACGAATGCTTTTTTGGAGCGAGTTGTCGAAATCCATAACAGTGAAACGTGTTTCAATCTTCGAGAAGATGTCGCGGAACATTTGTACCAACATAGCATGAACGACGATTAG
- the LOC128132731 gene encoding uncharacterized protein LOC128132731 encodes MEFLKSFDSDDDVEFVETFFNVVQHVHAEESSNAARTRTVVNRDRQAAHDLLVRDYFADNCLYNDDSFERRFRLNKTIFLRISNALESRYDFFKQKPDARGRMGFSSIQKCVAALRYLGYGIAFDAFDEYLKISERTAVECVDWFSACVYEVFHEEYLRKPTQRDIERLYSAHEERHGFPGMLGSLDCTHVAWEKCPTAWRGQFTRGDIGEPTIILEAVASQDLWI; translated from the coding sequence ATggaatttttaaaaagttttgacTCGGATGACGACGTAGAATTCGTCGAGACATTCTTCAATGTTGTGCAACACGTTCACGCCGAAGAAAGTTCGAATGCAGCGCGTACAAGGACGGTCGTCAATCGTGATCGCCAAGCCGCACACGACTTATTGGTACGTGATTACTTTGCCGATAATTGTCTTTATAATGACGACTCATTCGAACGTCGTTTTCGTCTGAATAAGACTATATTTTTACGTATTAGTAATGCTTTAGAATCTCGTTatgattttttcaaacaaaaacccgACGCTAGAGGAAGAATGGGTTTTAGTAGTATACAAAAATGTGTGGCTGCTCTTAGGTATTTGGGATACGGTATAGCATTTGATGCATTTGACGAATACTTGAAAATATCCGAGAGGACCGCGGTTGAATGTGTAGATTGGTTTTCTGCATGTGTTTATGAGGTTTTTCACGAAGAATATTTGCGTAAACCTACTCAACGTGATATTGAGAGATTATATTCGGCTCATGAAGAGAGGCATGGATTTCCCGGTATGCTTGGCAGTCTAGATTGTACGCATGTGGCTTGGGAAAAATGTCCAACTGCATGGCGTGGTCAGTTCACTCGAGGAGATATAGGTGAACCAACTATCATCCTAGAAGCTGTTGCATCTCAAGATTTGTGGATATGA